The proteins below are encoded in one region of bacterium:
- a CDS encoding class I SAM-dependent methyltransferase: MPAMYDRFAPFYELEYGRKEDDIDFYSNVADRFGSPVLEIGVGTGRIALALAAQGHEVCGVDNSAPMLQIARDKARRMDSETRKRLTLRQADMRRLRRRNVFRTAIIPFRAFLHNLSQQEQLQTLRGLHRALRPHGVLALDLFVPLHQVLSRTTWQVEIPQEDLAPGIAITSSVRHFPVEQRLDIENRYHQNGRIRRAHMTYRYIFRYEMEALLRAAGFKVLSCQNGFDGKPYDFYSGLMIFIARKQ, translated from the coding sequence ATGCCCGCCATGTATGATCGTTTTGCTCCTTTTTATGAACTGGAGTACGGCCGCAAAGAGGATGATATCGATTTCTATTCGAATGTCGCTGATCGCTTCGGCAGCCCTGTGCTGGAGATCGGAGTGGGAACCGGACGCATTGCTCTGGCACTGGCCGCTCAGGGGCATGAGGTATGCGGCGTGGACAATTCGGCGCCGATGCTGCAGATCGCGCGCGACAAAGCGCGTCGCATGGATTCTGAGACGCGTAAACGGTTGACCCTACGGCAAGCGGACATGCGCCGGCTGAGGCGCCGGAACGTTTTTCGCACGGCGATCATCCCCTTTCGCGCCTTTTTGCACAATCTGTCGCAGCAGGAGCAGCTGCAAACACTGCGCGGTCTCCACCGCGCGTTGCGGCCGCACGGTGTGCTGGCGTTGGATCTTTTTGTACCCCTGCACCAGGTTCTTTCCCGCACGACCTGGCAGGTGGAGATCCCGCAGGAGGATCTTGCGCCGGGTATTGCCATCACCTCGTCGGTGCGCCATTTCCCGGTGGAACAGAGGTTGGATATTGAAAACAGATATCATCAAAATGGCCGGATTCGCCGGGCCCACATGACCTACCGTTATATCTTTCGCTATGAGATGGAAGCGCTGCTGCGCGCAGCAGGATTTAAAGTGCTCTCCTGCCAAAACGGTTTTGATGGAAAGCCCTATGACTTTTACAGCGGTCTCATGATCTTTATCGCACGGAAGCAATGA